From Tripterygium wilfordii isolate XIE 37 chromosome 16, ASM1340144v1, whole genome shotgun sequence, one genomic window encodes:
- the LOC119980577 gene encoding probable inactive receptor kinase At4g23740, with product MRAQCVLWYILFLGVFIFQGNADPVEDKQALLDFVNNLPHSRSLNWNESSAVCNHWTGVTCSEDKSRVIAVRLPGVGFHGSIPPNTLSRLSALQILSLRSNGISGFFPDEFFKLKNLSYLYLQFNNFVGPLPSDFSVWKNLTTVNLSNNRFNGTIPYSLSNLTQLVALYLVNNSLSGEIPDLQLPNLQIINLSYNYFTGPVPKSLLRFPSSVFAGNNVSYQSSPPITSPVVAPGEPNLKSKNTGKVREVVLWGIIIACSALGLVAFASFMAVCIVRRKKGDGLPRKLQKGGLSPEKAVSRNQDANNRMVFFEGCSNYAFDLEDLLRASAEVLGKGTFGIAYKAALEDATTVVVKRLKEVGVGKRDFEQQMEIVGSIRHKNIVDLKAYYYSKDEKLMVYDYYSQGSVSSMLHGRKEEDQKPIDWETRIRIAIGAARGIARIHAENSGKLVHGNVKSSNVFLNSQRYGCVSDIGLATIMGPLATPISRAAGYRAPEITDTRKATQPSDVYSFGVVLLELLTGKSPIYTTAGDEIVHLVRWVHSVVREEWTAEVFDLELLRYPNIEEEMVEMLQIALSCVVRMPDQRPKMADIVTMIENVRRIDPEN from the exons ATGCGAGCTCAGTGTGTTCTCTGGTACATTCTTTTTCTGGGTGTGTTTATCTTTCAGGGAAATGCAGATCCAGTTGAGGACAAGCAAGCATTGCTTGATTTTGTGAACAATCTCCCTCACTCTCGCTCTCTCAACTGGAATGAGAGCTCTGCTGTGTGCAATCACTGGACTGGAGTGACTTGCAGTGAAGATAAATCTCGTGTAATTGCAGTTAGATTGCCTGGTGTTGGATTTCATGGCTCAATCCCTCCCAACACTCTTAGCCGTCTATCAGCTCTGCAGATTTTGAGTCTCAGATCCAATGGTATTAGTGGATTTTTCCCTGATGAATTTTTCaagttgaaaaacttgtcctatctTTATTTGCAGTTCAACAACTTCGTTGGTCCATTGCCATCTGATTTCTCTGTTTGGAAGAACCTCACCACTGTGAATCTCTCAAACAATAGATTTAATGGTACCATCCCTTATTCCCTTTCAAATTTGACTCAACTTGTGGCTTTGTATCTTGTCAACAATTCCCTTTCTGGAGAGATCCCAGATCTTCAATTGCCCAATTTGCAAATCATAAATTTATCCTACAATTATTTTACTGGTCCTGTTCCGAAGTCACTACTAAGGTTTCCTAGTTCAGTTTTCGCTGGTAACAATGTGTCCTACCAGAGTTCTCCTCCTATTACTTCTCCAGTTGTTGCTCCTGGTGAACCAAATCTGAAATCTAAGAATACTGGAAAGGTTCGTGAGGTAGTACTGTGGGGCATTATAATTGCTTGTTCTGCTCTTGGGCTAGTGGCATTTGCATCTTTCATGGCTGTTTGCATTGTgagaagaaagaagggagaTGGGTTACCGAGGAAGTTGCAAAAGGGAGGACTGTCACCGGAGAAAGCCGTTTCAAGGAATCAGGATGCAAATAACAGGATGGTTTTCTTTGAGGGTTGTAGCAACTATGCATTTGATTTAGAGGATTTGTTGAGGGCTTCTGCTGAGGTTCTGGGGAAGGGAACCTTTGGAATAGCATATAAGGCGGCCCTAGAGGATGCAACCACTGTAGTGGTAAAGAGGTTGAAGGAAGTCGGTGTTGGGAAGCGGGATTTCGAGCAACAGATGGAAATTGTAGGAAGTATTAGGCACAAAAATATCGTTGACCTGAAGGCCTATTATTATTCCAAAGATGAGAAGCTGATGGTGTATGATTATTACAGTCAAGGGAGCGTCTCTTCCATGCTCCACG GCAGAAAGGAAGAAGATCAGAAACCTATAGATTGGGAGACCCGAATCAGAATTGCTATTGGTGCGGCGAGAGGTATTGCCCGCATCCATGCAGAGAATAGTGGGAAGCTTGTTCATGGTAATGTTAAATCCTCGAACGTCTTTCTCAACTCCCAACGGTATGGCTGTGTGTCTGATATTGGTTTGGCAACCATAATGGGCCCACTTGCCACACCAATTTCTCGTGCTGCTGGATATCGAGCCCCTGAAATAACAGACACTCGAAAAGCTACACAGCCGTCTGATGTCTACAGCTTTGGGGTTGTGCTACTGGAGCTTCTCACTGGGAAATCACCTATCTATACTACTGCTGGTGATGAGATTGTCCACTTGGTCAGGTGGGTTCATTCAGTAGTTCGAGAGGAATGGACAGCTGAAGTATTTGACCTGGAGCTATTGAGATATCCAAATATAGAGGAAGAGATGGTGGAAATGCTACAGATAGCCTTATCTTGTGTAGTGAGGATGCCAGATCAAAGGCCTAAAATGGCAGACATCGTGACCATGATTGAAAATGTGCGAAGGATTGATCCTGAAAATTAG